The following are encoded together in the Armatimonadota bacterium genome:
- a CDS encoding glucose 1-dehydrogenase, translated as MEFPNFVLRGRKALVTGASRGIGHHAALSLAHAGCELVVTGRDRSALEHVAAEIADLGAHAHILTADLADTRAAIEMARAADRLLGGVDILVNNAGISFPESALQTSLEHWETTMAVNLTAPMFVSREIAPGMIARGGGKIIMICSNAGIVGLADHAAYCASKGGMVQLTKVLAIEWARHNVNVNAIAPTVILTPMGEQVWGTPEKRDPMLAKIPAGRFGKPVDVSGAILFLASSASDLMHGETILVDGGYAAQ; from the coding sequence ATGGAGTTTCCGAACTTCGTTCTCAGGGGCAGGAAGGCGCTGGTCACCGGGGCCAGTCGGGGAATCGGGCATCACGCTGCGCTCTCGCTGGCACACGCTGGGTGCGAGTTGGTGGTTACGGGGCGCGACAGGTCTGCTTTGGAGCACGTTGCGGCTGAGATCGCGGACCTTGGCGCACATGCGCACATTCTGACAGCGGACCTGGCGGATACCCGCGCAGCCATCGAGATGGCCCGGGCGGCTGACAGGCTCCTGGGCGGCGTTGATATCCTGGTCAACAACGCCGGCATCTCATTCCCGGAGAGTGCGCTGCAGACCAGCCTGGAGCACTGGGAGACGACGATGGCGGTGAACCTGACGGCCCCGATGTTTGTGAGCCGCGAGATCGCACCCGGCATGATCGCTCGCGGCGGAGGGAAGATCATCATGATCTGCTCCAACGCCGGAATTGTCGGTCTTGCCGACCACGCAGCCTACTGCGCTTCCAAAGGCGGCATGGTCCAGCTGACCAAGGTGTTAGCTATTGAGTGGGCGCGGCACAATGTGAACGTGAACGCGATCGCGCCCACAGTCATCTTGACACCCATGGGCGAGCAGGTCTGGGGGACGCCGGAGAAGCGCGACCCGATGCTCGCGAAGATACCCGCCGGGCGCTTCGGGAAGCCTGTGGATGTCTCGGGCGCAATTCTCTTCCTGGCCTCTTCTGCATCCGACCTGATGCACGGGGAGACGATCCTGGTGGATGGGGGCTACGCGGCACAGTAA
- a CDS encoding heparinase II/III family protein, with the protein MTVNHHATLVLLACAILIGTVSSLAADDLDPKDWSAWERFRATVQHPCAAIKPADLERARKNIEKHGWAREYVSRLRSSADSICAQVTPEYLERMLEHTTPGCTGPCPACRAKGLPWHPNGQWSWNPNRPDQLACKVCKTVFPNDEFPETVIVQSTWDPAQKFSFVGGDTFRCFSYTHARPSISGIIRGYKVGHVIAQLSNLGLAYALTGDTAYARATRAILLRIAEVLPKYLVFAGYGYGEYADCDPHVAAERINNLPVDELVYPPNQPDRKIHTGYWSASRLGSSGMDGGYVIRMAQAYDLTCEARDENGPVYSDQDRVRIERDVLLESAYLGACDVAINNKSVGNRAGVATVGMVVGHPGMVRFGLDGFVRTIEEWFLPDGGTSESPAYAMMTMSGIRDFALMFRNYTDPQGFTGPDGTRLEGFDACRDTRYGDCWQSLIWTLQGDLTHPPSADSYRTTTIGADFAELIALGYPTPQHKALLREYSDGQEAPKAEARAIFYRDPEATTETLPPFALPDIVFPFLAQGYLRTGEYGRDSLALLNASDYGGHHHLDSLDLYYWKDGRELLSDLGYLWDHPDSYQTRRTLSHNTVLIDSADQQTRDRRGSFHLFAQLPFMKAMAASSNAYPTAHVYRRDVIQIDHGQGRSYLLDIFRVHGGKRNQYVFHGPNNSWSVEGLKPAPAAEQEAPVRFAVRLHLGQLAEICIRNVEIRQVLSDGREGPNLAPNGDLAQGQVGRCPPGFGLYSGEGAYACELADGENGRYLRFEATKPHENGKVNVALLIGDSNGYVGPNALLGARGGTYRVRFHIRGNAPQVSVGPVMWPDDPNDPGDRTYAGSDRIAATDDWTKYAGEFTLRSAALQLDNRRYGRPEAPWSASWVLPGDYGFSAHMPAAPGEQVILADGWGQRDHRNTDRGATLPYVVREATGAQLNAFVSVFEGAPIGEAIVRGVEVLPLTADAPEDAVAVRVLTELGEDIVVSMPNPQRLSLATRLGTLETDGTLTAVLGTGDSASAAALVGGSNMCVGQAAITCNVREQSGKILSVGSGRGDSWFELDSASPDLCVGCVLLVTDGAFERAYPIRAVNDTRAYTKQGNTGFEARGGTSWRVLSQASWQRVP; encoded by the coding sequence ATGACGGTCAACCACCACGCGACGCTCGTTCTGCTTGCATGCGCGATCTTGATAGGGACGGTGAGTTCCCTGGCAGCGGATGATCTCGACCCCAAAGACTGGTCCGCCTGGGAGCGGTTCCGCGCAACCGTGCAACATCCCTGCGCCGCCATCAAACCCGCCGATCTCGAACGCGCCAGAAAGAACATTGAGAAGCACGGCTGGGCGCGGGAGTATGTGAGCCGCCTGCGGAGTTCGGCAGACTCAATCTGCGCACAAGTGACCCCCGAATACCTGGAGCGCATGCTGGAGCACACCACCCCCGGCTGCACCGGTCCGTGTCCCGCCTGTCGCGCGAAGGGGCTACCGTGGCATCCCAACGGCCAATGGAGCTGGAACCCCAACCGCCCGGATCAGCTTGCGTGCAAGGTCTGCAAGACTGTCTTCCCCAATGACGAGTTCCCAGAGACGGTCATCGTGCAGAGCACCTGGGATCCGGCCCAGAAGTTTAGCTTCGTGGGTGGCGACACTTTCCGCTGTTTCAGCTACACCCACGCCCGGCCCAGTATCTCGGGGATCATCCGCGGGTACAAGGTCGGGCACGTCATCGCCCAACTTAGCAATCTCGGGCTGGCATACGCCCTCACGGGCGACACGGCGTACGCGAGGGCGACCAGAGCGATCCTGCTGCGCATTGCCGAGGTGCTACCAAAGTATCTCGTCTTCGCAGGGTACGGCTACGGGGAGTACGCGGACTGCGACCCGCACGTGGCGGCTGAGCGCATCAATAACCTGCCGGTGGATGAGCTTGTATACCCGCCGAATCAGCCGGACCGCAAGATTCACACCGGCTATTGGTCCGCCAGCAGGCTGGGCAGCAGCGGCATGGACGGCGGCTATGTAATCCGCATGGCTCAAGCCTATGATCTGACTTGCGAAGCGCGAGATGAAAACGGGCCTGTCTATTCAGACCAAGACCGGGTGCGCATTGAACGTGACGTGCTGCTGGAATCCGCCTATCTGGGCGCCTGTGACGTCGCGATCAATAACAAGTCAGTGGGCAACCGCGCCGGCGTCGCGACCGTGGGCATGGTTGTGGGACACCCGGGGATGGTGCGGTTCGGGCTGGACGGCTTCGTGCGCACCATCGAAGAGTGGTTCCTGCCCGACGGCGGCACATCGGAATCGCCGGCATATGCCATGATGACCATGAGCGGCATCCGTGATTTCGCCCTGATGTTCCGCAACTACACCGACCCTCAAGGTTTTACGGGGCCCGACGGCACGCGGCTTGAGGGCTTCGACGCCTGCCGCGATACGCGTTACGGCGACTGCTGGCAGAGCCTTATCTGGACGCTCCAGGGCGATCTGACACACCCTCCCAGCGCGGATTCGTACCGGACCACAACCATCGGAGCGGATTTCGCGGAACTCATCGCCCTTGGGTATCCCACCCCCCAACACAAGGCGCTCCTGCGGGAGTACTCGGACGGTCAGGAGGCACCAAAGGCCGAAGCACGAGCCATCTTCTACCGTGACCCGGAGGCCACGACTGAGACGCTGCCCCCATTCGCGCTCCCGGACATCGTCTTCCCCTTCCTGGCCCAGGGATACCTGCGGACCGGCGAGTATGGACGCGACAGCCTGGCTCTGCTCAATGCCAGTGACTACGGCGGGCATCATCACCTCGACAGCCTCGACCTGTATTACTGGAAGGACGGGCGCGAACTGCTGTCCGACCTCGGCTATCTGTGGGATCATCCGGACTCCTACCAGACTCGGCGCACTCTGTCACACAACACGGTGCTGATAGACTCCGCCGACCAGCAGACCAGGGACCGCCGGGGGAGCTTTCACCTCTTCGCTCAACTCCCGTTCATGAAGGCGATGGCAGCTTCATCCAATGCGTACCCCACCGCCCACGTGTACCGGCGAGATGTGATCCAGATCGACCACGGCCAAGGCCGTTCTTACCTGCTGGACATCTTCCGGGTGCACGGGGGCAAGCGGAACCAGTACGTGTTCCATGGTCCGAACAACTCGTGGTCGGTGGAAGGCCTCAAGCCTGCGCCTGCTGCGGAGCAGGAAGCGCCGGTTCGATTCGCGGTTCGATTGCATCTGGGGCAGCTTGCGGAGATCTGCATCAGGAACGTTGAGATCAGGCAGGTGCTTTCGGATGGCAGGGAGGGGCCCAATCTGGCTCCGAACGGGGATCTCGCGCAGGGGCAGGTGGGCAGATGCCCGCCAGGATTCGGGCTGTATTCGGGCGAGGGCGCGTATGCATGTGAGCTCGCGGACGGCGAGAATGGCAGGTACCTGCGCTTCGAGGCTACGAAGCCCCACGAGAACGGGAAAGTCAACGTGGCCCTCCTCATTGGCGATTCAAACGGCTATGTCGGCCCCAATGCGCTGCTGGGTGCGCGCGGCGGCACTTACCGCGTGCGCTTCCACATCCGCGGCAATGCGCCGCAGGTGAGCGTCGGGCCGGTGATGTGGCCAGATGACCCGAACGACCCCGGCGACCGAACATACGCCGGATCGGACCGTATTGCGGCGACGGACGACTGGACGAAGTACGCGGGAGAATTCACACTCCGGAGTGCCGCGCTGCAGTTGGATAACCGGCGCTACGGCAGGCCTGAAGCGCCGTGGAGCGCGTCCTGGGTGCTTCCGGGCGACTACGGCTTCAGCGCGCACATGCCCGCGGCACCGGGCGAACAGGTGATCCTCGCGGACGGCTGGGGCCAGCGCGATCACCGGAACACCGACCGCGGCGCAACCCTCCCATACGTAGTTCGCGAGGCCACCGGTGCACAACTGAACGCCTTCGTGAGTGTGTTCGAAGGTGCGCCCATCGGCGAGGCGATCGTACGCGGCGTCGAGGTTCTGCCCCTGACCGCGGACGCGCCCGAAGATGCGGTGGCCGTGCGGGTACTCACGGAACTGGGCGAGGATATCGTGGTCTCAATGCCCAACCCGCAACGGCTGAGTCTCGCGACCCGATTGGGGACCCTCGAGACGGACGGGACCCTCACGGCGGTTCTTGGCACTGGCGATTCAGCAAGCGCAGCGGCATTGGTCGGAGGCAGCAACATGTGCGTTGGGCAGGCCGCTATCACGTGCAATGTGCGGGAGCAATCCGGGAAGATCCTCTCCGTGGGAAGCGGGCGAGGCGACTCCTGGTTCGAGCTTGACAGCGCATCGCCGGACCTGTGCGTGGGCTGTGTGCTGCTGGTGACAGACGGTGCCTTCGAGCGAGCCTATCCCATCCGGGCAGTGAACGACACCCGCGCATACACCAAGCAGGGGAACACGGGCTTCGAGGCCAGAGGCGGCACGAGCTGGAGAGTTCTCTCGCAGGCATCCTGGCAGCGGGTTCCATGA
- a CDS encoding FAD-dependent oxidoreductase → MRTCPFRFPVLVILLLWALHALAQDGPIAHWDFEHIQGTTAPDVSGNGNDAQVNLATVTKGVDGRGLDFDGEASTVICLGAASGKQNPALTLEAWVRPATSHFQGFPAVIRLDGAYALRFTDRSLGFLLWFAGNPVSLQSAKTEWVPGTWYHVVGTYDGNAMRLYIDGQLDPASPLVRPGTVHAGVAGAYIGSNRGQYAFKGGIDDVRVYDRALSAEEVAQHYAAGRDALAAQAGITVEPVLIGKPKPPFRKPAREITMVQDGFLWIDAEDFTNYGGWSLDTQFVHLMGSAYLIAAGVGKPVADATVEVDIPTAGSWRLWVRSRNWLKDHSPGQFRVRIGDRSTEGVFGAAHSDEWLWENGGDFDLPAGKVPLALQDLTGYYGRCDALILTTDKTYTPATDLEGVRKERARLTGISLEPVPAGDFDVIVVGAGSAGSPAALAAARMGARTALIQNRPILGGNSSDEMGVPINGAASAHPNAREAGIIEEAGRIKARFGYPKMSEPFRVLAESEPNLSVFVNQHVFAVEMADAQHIAAVLAVDTLKNTVSRYTGRMFVDCTGDGWVGFYAGAEFRQGREARAEFGESLAPEKADKITMSGCLMDGHSLSFRSVDTGRPTEFVPPAWVPKLPPDDQFGRNIRGVTSGEWWLEHPGDIDDTWDAEQARDALILVSFAYWNHIKNHWAGKERARNFELVSIPILDAKRESRRIVGDYILNQNDCQSARQFEDAISYGGWPLDVHHPEGIYSGPEGPFHTNAYVPIYTIPYRSLYSKNIDNLLMAGRCMSVTHIALGSVRVQGTLATTGQAAGTAAAYAVKHGITPRRIYTDHMAEFQQLLLKNDQYIPNVPNRDPADLARAATVTASSTAEFEYFGRSDVHTGLLHPMETSRAMLFPVGPEKRLNAVHALLRNTADKPVAVTMHLRESAAAGEFGSKDDIAVAQAELKPGDNWVEFRFDRDLEQPFAWVWLEVAPGVHWYLMDSAPLGCCRAYGGGQTGDWTVVKGQYYALYTDPLIAVRTAFRPENVINGIARIVGAEANMWASAAEEPLPQWVQLSWDQPVTVNTVHLTFDTDMNMAYHTAPLPPQCVRDYELACEVEGEWRTLAREKGNFQRKRVHRFDPVTTSRLRLTVTATNGSESARVFEIRAYSE, encoded by the coding sequence ATGCGTACTTGCCCTTTCCGTTTTCCTGTTCTTGTGATTCTCCTGCTGTGGGCGCTGCATGCGCTGGCCCAGGACGGCCCCATTGCCCATTGGGACTTCGAGCATATTCAGGGGACCACGGCGCCTGACGTATCCGGCAATGGTAATGATGCGCAGGTCAACCTGGCCACGGTCACCAAAGGTGTCGACGGCCGAGGCCTGGATTTCGATGGCGAGGCGTCAACAGTGATCTGTCTCGGAGCGGCGTCGGGGAAGCAGAACCCAGCGCTGACGCTCGAGGCCTGGGTCCGCCCTGCGACCTCACATTTCCAGGGCTTTCCGGCCGTGATCCGTCTTGACGGCGCTTATGCCCTGCGCTTCACCGACCGTTCGCTGGGGTTCCTGCTATGGTTCGCCGGGAATCCTGTCTCGCTGCAATCGGCGAAGACGGAGTGGGTGCCGGGCACCTGGTACCACGTCGTTGGTACTTACGACGGCAACGCAATGCGCCTGTATATCGACGGACAGCTGGATCCGGCTTCCCCTCTAGTCCGTCCCGGTACGGTGCATGCGGGCGTTGCGGGCGCGTACATCGGCTCGAACCGCGGCCAATATGCGTTCAAGGGCGGTATTGACGACGTCCGCGTCTATGACCGGGCGCTCTCTGCCGAAGAGGTCGCCCAACACTATGCTGCCGGACGCGACGCCCTGGCTGCCCAGGCCGGTATCACTGTGGAGCCGGTGCTCATCGGCAAGCCGAAGCCGCCATTCCGCAAGCCCGCTAGGGAGATCACTATGGTTCAGGACGGTTTCCTGTGGATCGATGCCGAGGACTTCACCAACTACGGCGGCTGGTCGTTGGACACCCAGTTCGTGCACCTCATGGGCTCGGCATACTTGATAGCTGCGGGCGTTGGGAAGCCTGTGGCAGATGCAACCGTAGAGGTGGACATTCCCACCGCCGGCTCCTGGAGACTGTGGGTGCGTAGCCGCAACTGGCTCAAGGACCACTCCCCCGGGCAATTCCGGGTACGCATAGGGGACAGGAGCACTGAGGGTGTGTTCGGTGCCGCGCACAGCGACGAGTGGCTGTGGGAGAATGGGGGAGACTTTGACCTCCCGGCAGGGAAAGTGCCCCTCGCGCTGCAGGATCTCACCGGATATTACGGCCGCTGCGACGCGCTGATCCTCACCACCGACAAAACATACACACCGGCCACAGACTTGGAGGGTGTTCGAAAGGAGCGGGCCCGTCTGACCGGCATATCCCTGGAGCCCGTGCCGGCCGGTGACTTCGACGTGATCGTCGTGGGCGCAGGTTCTGCGGGGAGCCCGGCGGCTCTCGCGGCGGCGCGAATGGGTGCGAGGACCGCGCTCATACAGAATCGCCCGATACTCGGCGGCAACTCCAGCGACGAAATGGGCGTGCCGATCAACGGCGCGGCAAGCGCCCACCCCAACGCGCGCGAAGCGGGGATCATCGAGGAGGCGGGGCGCATCAAAGCGCGTTTCGGCTACCCGAAGATGAGCGAACCCTTCCGTGTGCTGGCCGAAAGCGAGCCGAATTTGTCGGTCTTTGTGAACCAGCACGTGTTTGCAGTGGAGATGGCCGACGCCCAGCACATTGCCGCGGTTCTCGCAGTGGACACGCTGAAAAACACTGTCAGCCGGTACACCGGGCGGATGTTCGTGGACTGCACGGGGGACGGCTGGGTGGGTTTCTACGCCGGGGCTGAGTTCCGTCAGGGCCGGGAAGCTCGAGCCGAGTTCGGTGAGAGTCTCGCGCCGGAGAAGGCGGACAAAATCACTATGAGCGGCTGCCTCATGGACGGCCATTCCCTGTCCTTCCGTTCGGTGGACACAGGAAGACCTACGGAGTTCGTGCCCCCCGCGTGGGTGCCGAAGCTGCCGCCCGATGACCAGTTCGGGCGGAACATCCGCGGCGTCACAAGCGGGGAATGGTGGCTGGAACACCCCGGCGACATCGACGACACCTGGGACGCCGAACAGGCACGCGACGCCCTGATCCTCGTGTCTTTCGCCTACTGGAACCACATCAAGAATCACTGGGCCGGAAAGGAACGGGCCCGCAACTTCGAACTTGTCAGCATCCCGATACTCGACGCAAAGCGGGAGTCGAGGCGGATCGTGGGCGACTACATCCTCAATCAGAACGATTGCCAAAGCGCCCGGCAGTTCGAGGATGCCATCTCATACGGCGGCTGGCCCCTGGATGTGCATCACCCGGAGGGCATCTACTCGGGTCCCGAAGGTCCTTTCCACACCAACGCCTATGTGCCCATCTACACCATCCCTTACCGCAGCCTGTACTCGAAAAACATCGACAACTTGCTTATGGCAGGGCGCTGCATGAGCGTGACTCACATTGCCCTGGGTTCCGTTCGCGTGCAAGGAACGCTGGCCACCACGGGACAGGCGGCGGGGACCGCGGCGGCATACGCCGTGAAACACGGTATCACGCCCCGGCGGATCTACACCGACCACATGGCCGAGTTCCAGCAATTGCTGCTGAAGAACGACCAGTACATCCCCAATGTGCCGAATCGAGACCCCGCCGACCTTGCCCGGGCCGCAACGGTCACCGCCTCGAGCACCGCGGAGTTCGAATACTTCGGCAGAAGCGATGTGCACACGGGCCTCCTGCACCCGATGGAGACATCGCGCGCCATGTTGTTCCCTGTTGGCCCCGAGAAGCGGCTGAACGCAGTGCATGCGCTCCTGCGGAATACTGCGGATAAACCCGTTGCGGTCACTATGCACCTGCGGGAATCGGCGGCTGCGGGAGAGTTCGGATCGAAGGATGACATCGCGGTGGCACAGGCCGAGCTCAAGCCCGGCGACAACTGGGTGGAGTTCCGTTTCGACCGCGACCTGGAGCAGCCCTTCGCCTGGGTCTGGCTGGAAGTCGCGCCGGGGGTGCATTGGTACCTGATGGACTCAGCTCCGCTCGGATGCTGCAGGGCATACGGTGGGGGGCAGACCGGCGACTGGACGGTGGTGAAGGGCCAATACTACGCGCTCTACACCGATCCGCTCATCGCTGTGCGCACTGCGTTTCGGCCGGAGAATGTAATCAATGGTATTGCGCGCATCGTGGGTGCCGAGGCCAACATGTGGGCGTCGGCTGCCGAGGAGCCCCTCCCGCAATGGGTGCAACTCAGCTGGGATCAGCCTGTGACCGTGAACACCGTGCATCTCACCTTCGACACGGACATGAACATGGCCTATCACACGGCCCCGTTGCCGCCTCAGTGTGTACGGGACTACGAGCTTGCCTGCGAGGTTGAGGGCGAATGGCGCACGCTTGCCCGTGAGAAAGGCAACTTCCAGCGCAAGCGGGTACACCGCTTCGACCCAGTGACCACCTCGCGCCTTCGCCTGACCGTGACGGCGACGAACGGTTCGGAGTCGGCCCGAGTGTTCGAGATCCGCGCCTATAGCGAGTGA
- a CDS encoding AMP-binding protein produces the protein MLERFLNQVDFSSWDDFCDNFHIHAPEGFNFAFDVVDELAAKCPDERALVWCNDHGERAEFTFARMSEESAKMAHALKRLGIRKGDFVMLVLKRRYEFWFCLLALHRIGAVAVPATHLLTCKDISYRCQAADIKAIITVPDQRILEQVRLAEPQSPTLQVKALAYGQAEGWVSLDALAAQCEPVFPRGEGDDSAGGSDPLLTYFTSGTTGMPKMVMHDHTYPLGHILTARYWQNARKGGLHLTVADTGWAKTAWGKIYGQWLCESAVMAYDMDRFEPHRLLDVVSRERVTTFCAPPTVFRYLIKEDLSQYDLSAIEYCVVAGEPLNPEVYQAWLRGTGLRLMEGFGQTETVVSIANYPWFEPRPGSTGRPSPGWKVDLLNDDGAPCDPGEPGEIVIYTGAEPPVGLFRGYYKDEELTQSVWSHGVYHTGDLAWRDEDGYYWFLGRADDIIKTSGYRVGPFEVESVLLEHPAVTECAVTGVPDEMRGQAIKATCVLSKGYEPSDDLVRELQDHVKTATAPYKYPRIVEFVQELPKTISGKVKRNTIRDQDAC, from the coding sequence ATGCTGGAGAGGTTTCTGAACCAAGTGGACTTCTCGTCCTGGGACGACTTCTGCGACAACTTCCACATCCATGCGCCTGAAGGTTTCAATTTCGCGTTCGACGTGGTGGACGAACTTGCCGCGAAGTGCCCGGACGAACGCGCCCTGGTGTGGTGCAATGATCACGGCGAGCGTGCGGAGTTCACTTTCGCTCGAATGTCAGAAGAAAGCGCGAAGATGGCTCACGCGCTGAAACGGCTGGGAATCCGCAAGGGCGACTTCGTGATGCTCGTGCTCAAGCGCCGGTACGAGTTCTGGTTCTGCCTGCTGGCCCTGCACCGGATCGGGGCGGTGGCGGTTCCCGCCACTCACCTTCTGACGTGCAAGGACATCTCGTATCGCTGCCAGGCCGCCGACATCAAAGCGATCATCACAGTGCCCGACCAGCGCATCCTGGAGCAGGTACGTCTCGCCGAACCCCAGTCGCCCACGCTTCAGGTCAAGGCGCTGGCTTACGGACAGGCGGAAGGCTGGGTGTCCCTGGATGCCCTCGCGGCTCAGTGCGAGCCGGTCTTCCCCCGGGGCGAAGGGGACGACAGCGCGGGAGGCTCGGACCCACTGCTCACATACTTCACGTCCGGCACCACCGGCATGCCGAAGATGGTGATGCATGACCACACGTACCCGCTTGGACACATCCTGACCGCCCGGTACTGGCAGAATGCACGCAAAGGCGGTCTGCACCTGACAGTTGCCGACACGGGCTGGGCGAAGACCGCCTGGGGCAAGATCTACGGCCAGTGGCTCTGCGAGTCGGCAGTGATGGCCTATGATATGGACCGCTTTGAACCCCACCGTCTGTTGGACGTGGTGTCGCGGGAGCGCGTGACCACTTTCTGCGCCCCCCCCACAGTGTTCCGCTACCTAATCAAGGAGGACCTGTCACAGTACGATCTGAGCGCCATCGAATACTGTGTTGTCGCGGGCGAGCCGCTGAATCCCGAGGTCTACCAGGCATGGCTTCGCGGCACCGGCCTGCGTCTGATGGAGGGATTTGGGCAGACCGAGACAGTGGTGAGCATCGCCAACTACCCGTGGTTTGAACCCCGGCCGGGCTCCACCGGCCGCCCTTCTCCTGGCTGGAAGGTGGACCTGCTCAATGACGACGGCGCGCCTTGTGACCCGGGTGAACCAGGGGAGATCGTGATCTACACCGGTGCCGAACCGCCTGTGGGATTGTTTCGGGGTTACTACAAGGATGAAGAACTCACTCAGTCGGTCTGGTCCCATGGGGTCTACCACACGGGCGATCTGGCATGGCGCGACGAAGACGGCTACTACTGGTTCCTGGGTCGGGCGGATGACATTATCAAGACTTCCGGCTACCGGGTGGGACCCTTCGAAGTGGAAAGCGTCCTGCTTGAACATCCGGCAGTGACGGAATGCGCGGTGACCGGGGTGCCCGACGAGATGCGTGGCCAGGCTATCAAGGCTACCTGCGTTCTGTCCAAAGGCTACGAACCGTCCGACGACCTTGTGCGCGAACTCCAGGATCATGTAAAGACTGCGACCGCGCCGTACAAGTACCCTCGCATCGTGGAGTTCGTGCAGGAGCTGCCGAAGACCATCAGCGGCAAGGTGAAGCGCAACACTATCCGCGATCAGGACGCCTGCTGA
- a CDS encoding glycosyltransferase family 4 protein gives MMVQNASADRPLKIVYIAAGAGPMYCGACARDIALVRALMERGHDVTVVPLYTPLRVDGSKPVETEPVFLGGINAYLQQKSGFFRRLPPALDRFLDNPALLRWVSRFAISTAPSKLGAMTVSVLAGQDGNQAKELDRLLGFLEAMGVPDAFVITNTLLSGIAPTLKARFKVPVLCGIQGEDVFVNSLGSPHREQALDHMRRNAQSINLFLSPGDSYADLMADLLQVSRDRVRVVRAGIVTAEYRRPGPRVREPFTVGYLSIIGRPKGLDILVDAWRKLVGGGRDVVLKIAGRVMDPSYWKHVERSLKAARGGRFEVLGEVDFPGKISFLHACSAFSVPSRQRETRGMAVLEALAAGVPVVAPDAGVYPEMLSLAPGGLLVPSENPDALAAALARLMDHPDEADALGEAGARGVAENHEASVVVDAMLAALDEILTRNANQQAS, from the coding sequence ATGATGGTGCAAAACGCCTCGGCAGATCGCCCTCTGAAGATTGTGTACATCGCCGCCGGCGCCGGCCCGATGTACTGCGGCGCGTGCGCCCGTGATATCGCGCTGGTCCGCGCACTCATGGAACGTGGACATGATGTGACCGTAGTGCCCCTGTACACGCCCCTGCGCGTTGACGGCTCGAAGCCGGTGGAGACTGAGCCAGTCTTCCTCGGGGGTATCAACGCCTACCTGCAGCAAAAGTCCGGCTTTTTCCGCCGTCTGCCGCCTGCCCTCGACCGATTTCTGGACAACCCCGCGCTTCTGCGCTGGGTCTCGCGGTTCGCAATCAGCACCGCGCCCTCGAAGTTGGGTGCCATGACTGTTTCGGTCCTCGCGGGGCAAGATGGGAACCAGGCGAAGGAACTCGACCGTCTGCTGGGGTTTCTTGAAGCCATGGGCGTGCCGGACGCCTTCGTGATCACCAATACCCTCCTTAGCGGCATCGCGCCAACACTCAAAGCCCGTTTCAAAGTGCCGGTCCTTTGTGGGATTCAGGGCGAGGACGTCTTCGTAAACTCCCTGGGATCGCCGCATCGCGAACAAGCCCTCGACCACATGCGGCGCAATGCGCAATCCATCAACCTGTTCCTGTCGCCCGGAGACAGCTACGCCGACCTGATGGCTGACCTGCTCCAGGTCAGTCGCGATCGGGTCCGCGTGGTGCGTGCGGGGATCGTGACCGCCGAATACAGGCGACCGGGCCCCCGCGTGCGGGAGCCCTTCACAGTTGGCTATCTGTCTATTATAGGCCGCCCCAAAGGCCTTGACATACTGGTGGATGCCTGGCGCAAACTGGTGGGAGGTGGGCGTGATGTGGTCCTGAAGATTGCCGGGCGGGTCATGGACCCCAGCTACTGGAAGCACGTGGAACGCTCTCTCAAGGCCGCGAGGGGCGGCAGGTTCGAGGTCCTGGGCGAAGTAGATTTCCCCGGCAAGATCAGCTTTCTGCACGCATGCAGCGCTTTCAGCGTGCCCAGCAGACAGCGAGAGACCCGGGGCATGGCGGTCCTGGAGGCCCTGGCTGCAGGCGTGCCGGTGGTGGCGCCGGACGCGGGCGTATACCCGGAAATGCTCAGCCTGGCGCCGGGAGGGCTTCTCGTGCCGAGCGAGAACCCGGATGCCCTGGCGGCGGCGCTGGCGCGGCTCATGGACCACCCGGACGAGGCGGATGCGTTAGGCGAGGCCGGTGCGCGCGGGGTCGCCGAGAACCATGAGGCGTCGGTGGTCGTGGATGCGATGCTGGCGGCCTTGGACGAAATCCTGACCAGGAATGCGAATCAGCAGGCGTCCTGA